One Esox lucius isolate fEsoLuc1 chromosome 1, fEsoLuc1.pri, whole genome shotgun sequence genomic region harbors:
- the c2cd3 gene encoding C2 domain-containing protein 3 isoform X1: protein MKTKKSKSTKVGNGNQKRKIQSDVPPSTSLPPLVEGQLRCFLRVTVSKVLWTVPKPPPTTFVRLRWWGESSSGTHFRPQDGSQKSQKIVKSTARFPIRCGPKQFTSYLTDMGSLMLDVLTNPEHLPIARTQVAGISRLSFSHSISGFFTLVSPTSEKLGELQVSLALEALAETYHSSSSVPTTDMSFETAVSEVRSTVKPASPQISLVVPSLSRPLSVNSGKESGSNTPRGKDHLYFKNVQTEKKRDVAVEIQRPTSSSSQHGQESTCGQASNDILSVILERGSKLRNAMVVSALKSDRDCEFALKDTSLPLPKDNIGAPPMSSIPPCGKLLQNLLHAESSLLLSPQSPSENLSRDCDTANRAIDLLLGSFNGSTLPIWDGDGSPPDSLLSVCGDSELNDPQYDQSLLENLFYKTPISNGGPGDEDVGGPSLKMDLNMSGDKEDMRLSGPKKTTGSAVSRDSDLMTPGTGDKVPGLSTEQLNVLADVRLARVVVHSLTVPTDSSNTTSRKTSGKGKPPQPLSTKKCSYFVEYLFPVSSSRHGPSQAMAAEVTRVVSTKVTGGVVTFQKSSMFPVHFSGSTIEQWWGTDLTFNIYSKKSFQKKPLAIGKAVFPICCLLQREPLSQTLLLPVLSQEVTCESQNIGSLKVSVELAADNIDFSSTKNSKSAPGSTAPFSATATTLTANSPARGEVNTARPHPKDPRGEDLRPSAPPNSNSWTDIRTVVAQGPSPLTCVQTSLPRRQIHLLEEEDKECEVLLHALLMVPDGKDFDCGSMQPPNIYLNCKLFGQDEMSRSVISWGQRSPTFNFVQVAPLALTSRLLERMRNNVMVIEVWQRAGISGKDRLLGLVKVPLHQFYMSFRDPKISQLLLQAQYPVLGVDSYMPVTDVFSGIIKGNLRVLLAMGQSEQIVALQRMRDEELGSVPRLPRPGHLLDLHPNKEHKAKPSSAEAMREHLFVVKVEKVKGLTPLQSTVWGEADCYVQYAFPTQEEPPGQSLDPNLIESSVNLRQFRTTTSLCVPDPVFNHSESHMLLAPAGVPVQRLLLSSFSSQGLANGGGIQFEVWCRYYYPNVRDQLVAKGMLPLSKLCAMVTMQRQQPAEAQVFSLPLTPRTDSPAGHQPQPSGLLDVYVHYKHGPMRCDGRSGAVASRVVTVVIQVHRAAGLQAAARALSEQNDAFQYYADVGVNAFVTSQLSFLPESESRSTRVVARTFCPEFDHHTEFPCEVQIQRAPGETCSLAELLQEATAVFTVRHRDSPKAMARSTDTLLGTVTIQLADLVYRRTGIRGWFGVSLPQDLASASSRHHVLVGGLEISISFAHHADRERVMAAARDLGWEVAMAGGPAEDEETGGSDGEDWAPIRRTVYLTVSTPRVWVPVRCLLLPGHRELQRSTYCYLRYKVYDQEAFCSQLRHPGQSMEEKGGGEEGLATVSFTGSRTVELRSSQPLYWYLREERLEVQVWVAFGKDRRVRPHDSDRLVGSTFVDLSSLAKRSRSKLTLTGVYPLFRRSAPDLSGAALRVHITLTPGSLPKDHTVGGTDSQVLEDCDSQGEEQSPGQEGPLSTPALSGASEPHDRHQTDPSTSAKLSEVSVQDAFSVTITVERAMHLSLKGCPLAERSGGLPSCCVSYATADSTEPVTTAVVADSPCPVWGHQQECRLSKKLLLDPQRSLVFKIWHRGDVERVIGFASVDLSPLLSGFQSVCGWYNITDFSGQCQGQLKVSVCPLKGVQELRGQRQAACEEASKDSSTLFQTAPLYYRTTATYSSFPCHISRYTEQRINSSPATPDRLDRLLSESQSDRHDEHMDKVRLYHQGLQEGGAGHPSSSVLFSALRKNLSELDEIQRYFSRKLSTPTFPSVSEPGQRSRLEEHGEMDSTQLLLKSNRLVGEVNDLVNDLHGHHRVETTPFNPQIRSTTSPVSDEHLLPGLSEEFPQSAPCSQKASTSLLEEVSPVPSPEPSLSQENRGSQTEEDEDAKSPASEDGPGEEEEDGDYEETVVEPRPLNEVTSLTDRTSPWTSLLSDPELGSLESLEAPEEHPASDSPCIPSLTQQEGEGERPGLQADALLTCSSGEVRGQHAKSGESSYGSEEDEADTMRDGDGPLHSSDDEAVQHQESITASVHDESPLCSGETASRVPGDRDTLSEGETPGLLLDSAATERSDPVEIPNFFLPSHHLEASMRALRIAPVFSRASSDPKECSHRHGIPYHRLPLPRPNISSLSMKKEETKRIAKIFASHFKDEH, encoded by the exons AtgaagacaaaaaaatctaaatctacTAAAGTTGGAAATGGAAACCAAAAAAGGAAAA ttcaAAGTGACGTGCCCCCCTCGACAAGCCTCCCTCCTTTGGTTGAGGGTCAACTGCGATGCTTCCTACGCGTGACAGTAAGCAAAGTTTTATGGACAGTTCCCAAGCCACCCCCGACTACCTTTGTCAGATTGCGCTGGTGGGGAGAGTCTTCCAGTGGGACCCATTTCAGACCACAGGATGGTTCACAAAAGTCACAGAAAATTGTCAAGTCCACTGCTCGCTTCCCCATTCGATGTGGACCTAAGCAGTTCACATCCTACTTAACAG ATATGGGTTCTCTGATGCTGGACGTGCTTACAAATCCAGAACACCTGCCAATCGCTCGTACTCAGGTCGCTGGGATTTCTCGACTGTCTTTTTCACACTCCATCAGTGGTTTTTTCACCTTGGTATCTCCAACATCTGAGAAGCTTGGGGAGTTACAG GTGTCGCTTGCGTTGGAGGCCTTGGCTGAGACATACCACAGCAGCAGCTCTGTTCCCACCACCGACATGAGTTTTGAAACGGCTGTATCTGAAGTCAGGTCCACAGTGAAGCCAGCCTCTCCACAAATCAGTCTGGTGGTGCCCTCCCTGTCCAGGCCACTGTCTGTCAACAGTGGGAAAGAGTCAGGAAGCAATACGCCCAG AGGGAAAGACCATTTGTACTTCAAAAATGTCCAGactgaaaaaaagagagatgtGGCAGTTGAGATCCAAAGGCCAACATCAAGTAGCTCTCAACATGGACAGGAATCCACTTGCGGACAGGCCTCCAACGATATACTCTCAG TTATTTTAGAGCGTGGAAGCAAGCTTAGAAATGCCATGGTGGTATCTGCTTTGAAGTCGGACAGGGACTGTGAATTTGCACTGAAAGACACTTCGCTACCTCTCCCGAAGGACAATATAGGTGCCCCACCAAT gtcatccattcctccttGTGGAAAGCTACTGCAGAATCTTCTGCATGCTGAGTCCAGTCTCCTGCTATCTCCTCAAAGTCCCTCAGAAAACCTCAGCCGAGACTGTGACACTGCGAACAGGGCAATAGATCTGCTCCTGGGAAG TTTCAACGGATCCACTCTCCCTATTTGGGATGGAGACGGCTCTCCTCCTGATTCTCTCCTCAGTGTATGTGGAGACAGTGAACTCAATGACCCACAGTATGACCAGAGCCTGCTAGAGAATCTCTTCTATAAAACTCCT ATATCTAACGGCGGTCCTGGTGATGAGGACGTGGGTGGCCCTTCCCTAAAGATGGATCTCAACATGTCTGGTGATAAGGAAGACATGAGGCTCTCTGGTCCAAAGAAAACTACTGGGTCAGCTGT CAGTCGGGACTCAGATCTGATGACTCCAGGGACTGGGGATAAGGTTCCTGGTTTGAGTACGGAACAACTCAATGTCCTGGCGGATGTCCGGTTGGCCAGAGTGGTGGTCCACTCCCTGACTGTCCCAACAGACAGCTCAAACACCACATCCAGAAAGACCTCTGGAAAAGGGAAACCGCCTCAACCCCTTTCAACTAAGAAATG CTCCTATTTCGTGGAGTACCTCTTCCCTGTATCTTCCAGCAGGCATGGTCCTAGTCAAGCCATGGCAGCAGAGGTGACTAGAGTGGTTTCTACTAAAGTCACAGGAGGGG TGGTGACGTTCCAAAAGAGCAGTATGTTTCCTGTCCACTTCAGTGGGTCAACTATCGAGCAGTGGTGGGGAACAGACCTCACATTCAATATCTACTCCAAGAAAAGCTTCCAGAAGAAA CCTCTGGCCATTGGCAAGGCAGTGTTCCCCATATGCTGTCTACTACAGAGGGAACCCCTGAGTCAAACGCTCCTACTTCCTGTCCTGAGTCAGGAGGTGACTTGTGAGAGCCAGAACATTGGCTCGCTCAAG GTGTCAGTTGAACTTGCTGCAGACAACATAGATTTCTCATCTACCAAGAACAGTAAGTCAGCTCCAGGTTCCACAGCCCCCTTCAGTGCCACAGCCACTACCCTTACAGCAAACAGCCCGGCCAGGGGGGAGGTTAACACCGCAAGGCCTCATCCCAAAGACCCCAGGGGGGAGGATCTACGTCCATCTGCTCCTCCTAATAGCAATTCATGGACAGACATAAGAACTGTGGTTGCTCAAGGTCCCTCGCCTCTCACCTGCGTCCAGACATCTCTTCCCAGACGGCAGATCCACCTGTtagaggaggaggacaaggagtGTGAGGTACTGCTGCATGCCCTGCTCATGGTGCCGGATGGAAAGGACTTTGACTGTGGGTCAATGCAGCCTCCAAATATCTACCTGAACTGTAAGCTCTTCGGTCAGGATGAGATGTCTCGATCAGTGATCAGCTGGGGCCAGCGAAGCCCGACATTCAATTTTGTACAG GTGGCGCCCCTGGCCTTGACTTCTAGGTTGCTGGAGAGGATGAGGAACAATGTGATGGTGATTGAGGTGTGGCAGAGAGCAGGAATCTCAGGGAAGGATCGGCTCTTAGGATTGGTCAAAGTCCCCCTCCACCAGTTCTACATGTCCTTCAG AGACCCCAAGATTTCCCAACTTCTACTTCAGGCTCAGTACCCAGTGTTAGGGGTAGACAGCTACATGCCTGTAACTGATGTGTTTTCAGGCATCATTAAGGGTAACCTCCGTGTCCTTTTAGCAATGGGACAGTCTGAACAAATAGTAGCTCTTCAGCGCATGAGGGATGAAGAACTTGGCTCTGTGCCACGTCTCCCAAGACCAGGCCATTTGCTTGATCTTCATCCAAACAAAGAACATAAG GCTAAACCATCTTCCGCGGAGGCTATGAGAGAGCATCTGTTTGTGGTGAaggtggagaaagtgaagggacTGACCCCACTGCAATCTACTGTCTGGGGGGAGGCTGACTGTTACGTCCAGTATGCCTTCCCTACTCAGGAAGAGCCTCCTGGTCAAAGTCTGGACCCAAATCTTATCGAGAGCA GTGTGAATCTGAGGCAGTTCCgtaccaccaccagcctgtgtGTCCCTGACCCAGTGTTTAACCACAGTGAGAGCCACATGCTGCTGGCTCCTGCAGGGGTCCCTGTCCAAAGGCTCCTGCTTAGCTCCTTCTCCAGCCAGGGCTTGGCCAACGGAGGAGGCATTCAGTTTGAGGTGTGGTGCAG GTACTATTATCCAAATGTCCGGGACCAGCTGGTGGCTAAAGGGATGTTGCCCCTGTCCAAGCTCTGTGCCATGGTGACAATGCAGAGACAGCAGCCTGCTGAAGCCCAggtcttctccctccctctgacgCCCAGAACTGATAGCCCAGCTGGACATCAACCTCAGCCCTCAG GATTGCTTGATGTGTATGTCCATTACAAACACGGTCCTATGAGATGTGACGGCAGGAGCGGGGCTGTTGCCTCTCGAGTGGTGACCGTGGTGATTCAGGTGCACAGGGCGGCAGGACTGCAGGCAGCCGCGAG GGCTTTGTCAGAGCAAAATGACGCGTTCCAGTACTACGCCGATGTGGGCGTGAATGCGTTCGTGACCTCccagctctccttcctgccgGAGAGTGAGAGCCGCAGCACCCGTGTGGTTGCAAGGACTTTCTGTCCGGAGTTTGACCACCACACCGAGTTCCCCTGTGAAGTGCAGATCCAGAGGGCCCCTGGGGAGACCTGCAGCCTGGCTGAGCTCCTGCAGGAGGCCACAGCAGTCTTCACAGTACGGCACAGAGACAGTCCCAAAG CGATGGCCAGATCCACGGATACTCTGTTGGGTACAGTAACAATTCAGCTGGCTGATCTCGTCTATAGAAGAACAG GCATCAGGGGCTGGTTTGGAGTGTCTCTGCCCCAGGACCTGGCCTCAGCGTCTTCCAGACATCACGTCTTAGTAGGCGGCCTGGAGATCTCCATCAGTTTTGCCCAccatgcagacagagagagggtcATGGCCGCTGCTCGGGACCTGGGCTGGGAAGTGGCCATGGCTGGCGGGCCGGCTGAAGACGAGGAGACGGGGGGCAGCGACGGAGAGGACTGGGCGCCGATTCGGAGGACTGTGTACCTGACCGTGTCCACGCCCAGAGTCTGGGTGCCTGTCCGCTGCCTCCTGCTGCCTGGACACAGGGAGCTCCAGCGCTCCACCTACTGCTACCTCAGATACAAAGTGTATGACCAGGAGGCCTTCTGCTCCCAGCTCAGACACCCTGGCCAGTCtatggaggagaagggaggaggggaggagggccTGGCCACGGTGTCCTTCACAGGCAGCAGGACGGTGGAGCTGAGGAGTAGCCAGCCCCTGTATTGGTACCTCCGAGAGGAGAGGCTGGAGGTGCAGGTGTGGGTGGCCTTTGGAAAGGACAGGAGAGTCAGGCCTCATGACAGCGACCGGCTGGTGGGCTCGACCTTCGTGGACCTCTCGTCCCTGGCCAAGAGGTCCCGGTCCAAACTGACTCTGACTG GCGTGTACCCTTTGTTCAGGCGCTCTGCCCCGGACCTGAGCGGAGCTGCCCTACGGGTCCACATTACCCTGACCCCTGGATCCCTCCCTAAGGACCATACAGTTGGGGGGACGGATAGCCAGGTCCTGGAGGACTGTGACAGccagggagaggagcagagccCAGGACAGGAAGGCCCCTTGTCTACTCCAGCTTTGTCGGGAGCATCTGAACCACACGACCGGCACCAGACCGACCCCTCCACGAGTGCCAAGCTCTCAGAGGTCAGCGTACAGGACGCCTTCTCGGTCACCATCACTGTGGAGCGAGCCATGCACCTCAGTCTTAAAG GCTGTCCTTTAGCGGAGCGTAGTGGAGGACTCCCTAGTTGCTGTGTCTCCTATGCCACGGCTGATTCCACCGAACCAGTCACCACAGCTGTCGTGGCGGACAGCCCCTGTCCCGTCTGGGGCCACCAGCAGGAGTGCAG GCTGTCCAAGAAACTTCTTCTGGATCCCCAACGGTCCCTGGTGTTCAAAATCTGGCACAGAGGAG ATGTGGAGCGGGTTATTGGTTTTGCCTCGGTGgacctgtctcctctcctgtcaGGCTTCCAGTCGGTGTGTGGCTGGTACAACATAACAGACTTCAGTGGGCAGTGCCAGGGCCAGCTCAAAGTGTCTGTCTGCCCGCTGAAGGGAGTCCAGGAGCTGCGTGGTCAGAGGCAGGCTGCGTGTGAGGAGGCCAGCAAAGACTCCTCG ACTCTGTTCCAGACCGCCCCCCTTTACTACCGCACCACAGCCACATACAGCAGCTTCCCCTGCCACATCAGCCGTTACACGGAGCAGAGGATCAACTCGTCGCCAGCCACTCCGGACCGTCTAGACAGGCTTCTGTCTGAGAG CCAGAGTGACCGGCATGATGAGCACATGGACAAGGTGCGACTGTACCACCAGGGCCTTCAGGAGGGGGGTGCGGGCCAtccctccagctcagttctgtTCTCCGCCCTCAG GAAAAACCTAAGTGAGTTGGATGAGATCCAGAGGTACTTCAGCCGTAAGCTGTCCACCCCCACCTTCCCTTCTGTGAGTGAGCCGGGCCAGCGCTCCAGACTGGAGGAGCACGGAGAAATGGATTCCACTCAGCTCCTTCTCAAGTCCAACCGCCTGGTTGGGGAGGTTAACGACCTCGTCAATG ATCTCCATGGACATCATCGTGTTGAGACTACACCTTTTAACCCTCAGATCAGGTCAACCACTTCCCCTGTTTCAGATGAGCACCTGCTGCCTGGGCTCTCTGAAGAATTCCCTCAGAGTGCTCCATGTTCTCAGAAAGCGTCCACCTCCCTCCTGGAGGAAGTGTCTCCTGTCCCCTCACCTGAACCAAGCCTCTCTCAGGAAAACAGGGGTTCTCAGACCGAGGAAGATGAGGATGCCAAGTCCCCTGCATCTGAAGATGGTCccggagaggaggaggaagatggcGATTATGAGGAGACTGTGGTGGAGCCCAGGCCTCTGAATGAGGTCACATCTCTAACGGACAGAACCAGTCCTTGGACCAGCCTGCTGTCAGACCCTGAACTGGGCTCTCTGGAGAGTCTGGAGGCACCGGAGGAGCACCCAGCGTCGGACAGCCCCTGCATCCCCAGCCTCACCCAacaagagggagagggggagaggccAGGTCTGCAGGCTGACGCCCTGCTGACGTGCAGCTCTGGTGAGGTACGGGGTCAGCATGCTAAATCTGGAGAGTCCTCTTATGGATCAGAGGAAGATGAGGCAGACACCATGAGAGATGGTGACGGGCCACTCCACAGCTCTGACGATGAGGCAGTACAACATCAGGAGTCCATTACTGCATCAGTACATGACGAGTCTCCATTGTGTAGTGGAGAGACAGCCAGCCGGGTTCCTGGTGACAGAGACACTCTGTCCGAAGGTGAAACCCCGGGCTTGTTGCTCGACTCAGCAGCGACTGAACG CTCTGACCCTGTGGAGATACCAAATTTCTTCCTCCCATCTCATCACTTGGAGGCGTCTATGAGAGCTCTGCGCATAGCGCCAGTCTTCTCCCGGGCCTCCTCTGACCCA aAAGAATGCTCTCATAGACATGGAATTCCCTATCACCGTCTTCCTCTTCCCAGGCCCAATATATCATCCCTGTCCATGAAGAAAGAAGAGACCAAGAGAATAGCGAAGATATTTGCATCTCATTTTAAGGACGAACACtag